In Doryrhamphus excisus isolate RoL2022-K1 chromosome 7, RoL_Dexc_1.0, whole genome shotgun sequence, one genomic interval encodes:
- the orc5 gene encoding origin recognition complex subunit 5 — protein sequence MASLLQQPGYEEDRLRRVAEQIPGRELQAGMLLSLLGEPQHYSFPSIFIYGHRASGKSHVVNILLRELELPHASISCVECISIALLFEEVLLTFFGRDAAAALPRSPSLSDFVRIYKQHGSRFAATETRYIVVEKAEMLRDMDANLLPALLRLQELVEDNVSIILLSEIAWDTFRPSTGCFEPLLLHFPDYSKAELHQILSQDRHPSYSADFYSSYINILLGVFYAVCRDLRELRHLAALNFSKFCEPLSEGKVKESDTHKLWRNIEPHLKKAMQTVYLREVSSLQWEEMQLETEAGPVRGLSAHTHVELPYYSKFLLIAAYLASYNPARTDKRFFVKHHGKIRKAKHFLKKNEKTSNHLLGPKPFPLDRLLAIFYSVVDSRVAPTASIFSQISSLVTLQLLTQVSHDEQLDAPKYKCAVSMDFICAVSKTVNFDIIKYLYDFI from the exons ATGGCGTCGTTGCTGCAACAGCCGGGCTACGAGGAGGACAGGCTGCGGAGGGTGGCCGAGCAGATACCCGGCAGAGAGCTTCAGGCCGGGATGTTGCTGTCGCTTTTGGGGGAG CCACAGCACTACAGCTTCCCTTCAATCTTCATCTACGGTCATCGAGCCTCTGGGAAGAGTCATGTTGTCAACATCCTACTTAGGGAGCTGGag TTGCCTCACGCTAGTATCAGCTGCGTCGAGTGCATTTCCATCGCCCTGCTCTTTGAAGAAGTGCTGCTGAccttctttgggcgagacgccGCTGCCGCGCTCCCAAGGAGCCCGTCGTTATCCGACTTCGTCCGCATCTACAAGCAGCACGGCTCCCGGTTCGCCGCCACAGAGACGCGGTACATC GTGgtggaaaaagctgaaatgctACGAGACATGGACGCTAATCTCCTCCCGGCTCTCCTGCGTCTTCAGGAACTG GTGGAGGACAACGTGAGCATCATCCTGCTCAGTGAGATAGCGTGGGACACGTTCAGGCCGAGCACGGGCTGCTTCGAGCCTCTTCTGCTCCACTTCCCCGACTACAGCAAAG ctgAGCTGCACCAGATCTTGTCCCAGGACCGACATCCATCCTATTCCGCTGACTTCTACTCCTCCTACATCAACATCCTGCTGGGTGTCTTCTACGCAGTCTGTCGGGACCTCCGAGAGCTGCGCCACCTG GCTGCGCTCAACTTTTCCAAGTTTTGCGAGCCTCTGTCCGAAGGGAAAG TGAAAGAGAGCGACACCCACAAGCTGTGGCGAAACATCGAGCCTCACTTGAAGAAGGCCATGCAGACGGTCTACCTGCGTGAGGTGTCCAG CCTCCAGTGGGAGGAGATGCAATTGGAGACCGAAGCCGGGCCTGTGAGAG GCTTGTCGGCGCACACGCACGTGGAACTGCCTTATTACTCCAAGTTCCTGCTGATCGCCGCCTACCTGGCGTCCTACAACCCCGCCCGCACCGACAAGCGCTTCTTCGTCAAG CACCACGGCAAAATAAGAAAAGCCAAACACTTCCTGAAGAAGAACGAGAAG ACCAGCAACCACCTGCTGGGACCCAAGCCGTTCCCTCTCGACCGCCTCCTCGCCATTTTCTACAGCGTGGTGGACAGCAGGGTGGCACCCACCGCCAGCATCTTCTCTCAG ATCTCCTCCCTGGTGACCTTACAGCTGTTGACTCAGGTCAGCCATGACGAGCAGCTGGACGCCCCCAAGTACAAATGTGCCGTCTCCATGGATTTCATCTGTGCTGTATCcaa GACGGTCAACTTTGACATTATCAAGTATCTCTATGACTTCATATGA
- the lhfpl3 gene encoding LHFPL tetraspan subfamily member 3 protein has translation MVPGAPIPGTAMLPASEAAKIYQTNYVRNSRAIGVLWAIFTILFAIVNVVCFIQPYWIGDGADTPQAGYFGLFHYCIGSGLSRDLTCRGSFTEFASIPSGAFKAASFFIGMSMALVLGCIGCFVLFFFCGTGTVYKICGWMQLAAGTCLVLGCMIYPDGWDSDEVKRMCGEQTDKYTLGACSVRWAYILAIMGIMDALILSFLAFVLGNRQDNLMSEELLGDKSGSNAI, from the exons ATGGTCCCGGGGGCTCCGATCCCCGGCACCGCCATGCTCCCCGCCTCGGAGGCAGCCAAGATTTACCAGACCAACTACGTGCGTAACTCCCGCGCCATCGGCGTCCTGTGGGCCATCTTCACCATCCTCTTCGCCATCGTCAACGTGGTGTGCTTCATCCAGCCCTACTGGATCGGGGACGGCGCAGACACCCCGCAGGCGGGCTACTTCGGCCTCTTCCACTACTGCATCGGCAGCGGCCTGTCCCGGGACCTGACGTGCCGGGGCAGCTTCACAGAGTTCGCCAGCATCCCTTCCGGTGCGTTCAAGGCCGCCTCCTTCTTCATCGGCATGTCCATGGCGCTGGTGCTCGGCTGCATCGGATGCTtcgtcctcttcttcttctgcggcACCGGCACCGTCTACAAGATCTGCGGGTGGATGCAGCTGGCTGCAG GCACGTGCCTGGTCCTGGGCTGCATGATCTACCCGGACGGCTGGGACAGCGACGAGGTGAAGCGGATGTGCGGCGAGCAGACGGACAAATACACGCTGGGCGCCTGCTCGGTGCGCTGGGCCTACATCCTGgccatcatgggcatcatggaCGCCCTCATCCTCTCCTTCCTGGCCTTCGTGCTGGGGAACCGCCAGGACAACCTCATGTCCGAGGAGCTGCTGGGAGACA AGAGTGGTAGCAATGCCATTTAA
- the kmt2e gene encoding LOW QUALITY PROTEIN: inactive histone-lysine N-methyltransferase 2E (The sequence of the model RefSeq protein was modified relative to this genomic sequence to represent the inferred CDS: inserted 2 bases in 1 codon) — protein MSIVIPVGVDTADASFLDMAAGSEPESVEASPVVVEKSSYPHQIYSSSSHHSHSYIGLPYADHNYGARPPPTPPASPPPSMLIRQGDGGLFVPGGQDEASTGTTLSTSEDGSYGADITRCICGFTHDDGYMICCDKCSAWQHIDCMGIDRQNIPETYLCERCQPRHLDRERAILLQTRKRECLSVDGDTSATESGDEVPLELYSTFQHTPTTITLTTGRLGNKQADKKRKKSGEKESPASSARAKKAFREGSRKSSRVKGAAPEQDPTEHPSLWENKIKAWMERYEEASSNQYSEDVQVLLRVKEQGDGKSLAYNTHPASFKPPVESQVQKNKKILKAVRDLAPDSLIIEYRGKFMLRQQFEANGYFFKRPYPFVLFYSKFDGLEMCVDARSFGNEARFIRRSCTPNAEVRHVIEDGMLHLYIYSLRPISKGAEITIGFDFDYGNCKYKVDCACVKGNPECPVLKHNLEPTENLGSGGRRRGSRKDKDAVRDDQAQNQNMGVDGEGKGKSVGDCKQRKLSPLRLSISNNQDPDLFEDLEDKTSISNEVEMESEEQIAERRRKMTREERKMEAILQAFARMEKREKRREQALERIGSVKTEVGGRSDIKEEPPATPEIADSPSVMQPLLEVKEEPGVKPAKVKGSRNRKSFSRNRTHIGQQRRRARTISTCSDLPPGSPVEPIEPLSSEAPEGEPPSQPPEPETVPAQVPYTSPPHSSSPAPDRNRSGSKNFKTKKHFVSEWVGEKQLDRTPEPVPERPLRISSDPEVLATQLNALPGLACSPQVYSTPKHYVRFSSPFLANRSPTTPGVPTGRRRSRELPETPTTTGSCKKRWLKQALEEEGSTSPARRPSLFMPTEGPLSPSINGDSDSPLPYNGSCSLPELPTPLKKRRLSPLDACMSESSTPYDSPCATPTRGDQSETSAPPVLTATPPRPRNEETGMEHLASTPTQTLTTPQESESSTENSPDVSMKVSLLEAEHPPSLIPSPSIRAPSSDVVPPEAKTSAPECPQPPAVDSVDFAEDRADAASVESSCEAASSAETCASSSFPGWIKSPERGLTVPAGLNFSPINSNLRDLTPSHTLEPLVAPFRPEAAAGSVAGAASQPPFSEGQGPLFYPCSEDASAVGFSRALNGDAACEGVGSAQNPPQKKKVSLLEYRKRQREARRSGSKTECSSPLSTVPPMTMDTFPVAVETNSETALPPPPPPPPAALKEPQTTTTTEEVESTGEKEGGEGQWTSSTSVEQARERSYHRALLLNKDKDADGEAEGGEAPAPRDCPSPGPQKTPTHAPGSPGPALPSCWPTKEDDGDSQPRATNPTLQPPSKPKSAPVTPTKMHPATLPSSPVHYPGPALLHAQSQGSPFRSQRALFSQPQSQPTPQAPAPSYPPYNTQGTPPPPPPPPPAPPVSSAYFPSQTTPAAGPFPGFKPAVSAPYPSGSQPMMQTLPHSVHYQSSVAPPPPPPPPPPPHHMTSPTLLHVNLQPPPIQQHQLLLTTAPXALQQGQPPQSLTPPPPPPPPPPNPSGGAHHFQNLSGFQTALLHPTATANPPAPSSSYPTSLQQAGLPPPPPPPPQQTQQGAAPAAASQMPSGTRGAPTSSTPFHSPGYLSTGWH, from the exons ACCAGAGTCGGTGGAGGCCAGCCCTGTGGTGGTAGAAAAGTCCAGCTACCCACACCAGATCTATAGCAGCAGTTCTCACCATTCCCACAGTTACATCGGCCTGCCTTATGCC GACCATAACTACGGGGCGCGGCCCCCGCCCACGCCGCCGGcctcccctcccccctccaTGTTGATCCGGCAAGGAGATGGGGGGTTGTTTGTTCCGGGGGGCCAGGACGAAGCATCCACAGGCACCACGCTCAGCACCTCCGAGGATGGCAGCTACGGGGCCGACATCACCCGCTGCATCTGCGGCTTCACCCACGACGACGGCTACATGATCTGCTGTGACAAGTGCAG CGCCTGGCAGCACATAGACTGCATGGGCATCGACAGGCAGAACATTCCTGAGACGTACCTGTGCGAACGCTGCCAACCACGACACCTGGACCGGGAGAGGGCCATCTTGCTGCAGACAAGAAAACGAGAATGTTTGTCAG TAGACGGGGACACCAGTGCCACAGAGAGTGGAGATGAAGTTCCTCTGGAGCTCTACTCCACCTTCCAACACACGCCTACCACCATCACCCTCACCACTGGGCGCCTTGGCAATAAGCAGGCAGACAAGAAGCGCAAAAAGAGCGGTGAAAAGGAGTCCCCGGCGTCATCCGCCCGAGCTAAGAAG GCCTTCCGAGAAGGATCCAGGAAGTCCTCGAGAGTAAAG GGTGCTGCTCCGGAGCAGGACCCGACAGAGCACCCGTCTCTATGGGAGAATAAGATTAAGGCGTGGATGGAGCGCTACGAGGAGGCCAGCAGCAACCAGTACAGCGAGGACGTCCAGGTGCTGCTCCGCGTCAAGGAGCAAGGCGACGGAAAGAGCCTGGCCTACAACACACACCCGGCCTCCTTCAAACCCCCGGTGGAG AGTCAAGTtcagaagaataagaagatcCTTAAGGCCGTAAGGGACTTGGCTCCAGATTCCCTAATCATTGAGTACAGGGGCAAGTTTATGCTTCGACAGCAGTTCGAGGCCAACGGGTACTTTTTCAAGAG ACCCTACCCCTTTGTGTTATTTTACTCCAAATTCGATGGCTTGGAGATGTGCGTGGACGCTCGCAGCTTTGGCAACGAGGCGCGCTTCATCCGCCGCTCCTGCACCCCCAACGCTGAG GTGCGACACGTCATCGAGGACGGCATGTTGCACTTATACATTTACTCGCTGAGGCCCATCTCCAAAGGCGCAGAGATCACCATCGGTTTTGATTTCGACTACGGCAACTG CAAATACAAAGTGGACTGTGCCTGCGTGAAAGGCAACCCCGAGTGCCCTGTGCTCAAGCACAACCTGGAGCCCACAGAAAACCTGGGCTCTGGAGGCCGGCGCCGGGGCAGTCGCAAGGACAAGGACGCTGTGCGGGATGACCAGGCCCAGAACCAGAACATGGGCGTGGATGGCGAAGGGAAGGGCAAGAGTGTGGGCGACTGCAAGCAGAGGAAACTCTCTCCTCTTCGCCTCTCCATCTCAAACAACCAg GATCCCGACTTATTTGAGGATCTAGAAGACAAAACGTCCATTAGCAATGAAGTAGAGATGGAGTCAGAGGAGCAGATtgcagagaggaggaggaagatg ACACGAGAGGAGAGGAAGATGGAGGCCATCCTGCAAGCTTTCGCCCGCATGGAGAAGAGGGAGAAGCGGCGGGAGCAAGCGCTAGAGAGGATCGGTAGCGTCAAGACGGAGGTCGGCGGACGCAGTGACATCAAGGAAGAGCCGCCTGCCACTCCTGAGATTGCAGATTCTCCTTCTGTTATGCAG CCTCTTCTGGAGGTGAAAGAGGAACCAGGAGTGAAGCCAGCCAAGGTCAAAGGATCCCGCAACAGGAAAAGTTTTTCCAGGAACCGCACGCACATCGGCCAGCAGCGGCGGCGAGCTCGCACCATCAGCACTTGCTCCGACTTACCCCCGGGCAGTCCCGTGGAGCCCATTGAACCTCTGAGCAGCGAAGCCCCTGAGGGCGAGCCACCCTCTCAGCCACCCGAGCCCGAGACCGTCCCCGCCCAGGTGCCCTACACCAGCCCTCCACACAGCAGCTCGCCTGCGCCCGACCGAAACCGCAGCGGGAGCAAGAACTTTAAAACGAAAAAG CACTTTGTCAGCGAGTGGGTGGGTGAGAAACAGCTGGATCGCACCCCAGAGCCAGTGCCTGAGCGGCCCCTCCGTATCAGCAGTGACCCCGAAGTTCTCGCCACCCAACTCAACGCCCTCCCGGGGCTAGCCTGCTCTCCGCAGGTCTACAGCACGCCAAAACACTACGTCAGATTCTCTTCCCCTTTCCTGGCCAACCGCAGCCCCACGACCCCTGGAGTCCCGACTGGGAGACGACGGTCCAGAGAACTGCCAGAAACGCCGACCACCACCGGTTCCTGCAAGAAG CGATGGTTAAAGCAAGCTCTAGAGGAGGAGGGGTCCACCAGCCCGGCCAGAAGACCCAGTCTCTTCATGCCCACTGAAGGTCCTCTCAGCCCCTCCATCAACGGAGACTCAGATAGCCCCCTTCCTTACAACGGCTCCTGTTCACTGCCCG AGTTGCCCACGCCTTTGAAAAAGCGCCGCTTGAGTCCATTGGACGCCTGCATGTCTGAGAGCTCCACCCCTTACGACTCGCCTTGTGCCACGCCCACTCGAGGAGACCAATCCGAGACATCCGCCCCGCCCGTATTAACGGCCACACCACCACGTCCCAGGAACGAGGAGACTGGCATGGAGCATTTGGCCAGCACCCCAACGCAAACACTTACCACGCCCCAGGAG AGTGAATCTTCAACAGAAAACTCGCCCGATGTTAGCATGAAAGTATCTTTGCTTGAG GCTGAGCACCCGCCTTCGTTGATCCCGTCTCCTTCCATCCGGGCACCAAGCTCTGATGTTGTCCCGCCCGAAGCTAAAACCTCAGCACCCGAGTGTCCGCAGCCTCCAGCCGTTGACTCTGTGGACTTTGCAGAGGACCGGGCTGATGCGGCGTCCGTCGAGAGCAGCTGTGAGGCGGCGTCCTCTGCCGAAACGTgtgcttcctcctccttccccgGCTGGATCAAGAGCCCCGAGAGAGGCCTGACGGTCCCCGCTGGTCTCAACTTCTCTCCCATCAACTCCAACCTTAGGGACCTCACCCCCTCGCACACCCTGGAGCCCCTGGTCGCCCCCTTTAGGCCGGAAGCTGCGGCGGGGTCCGTGGCGGGGGCAGCGTCTCAGCCACCCTTCAGCGAGGGGCAGGGGCCACTCTTCTACCCCTGCTCCGAAGATGCAAGCGCGGTCGGCTTCTCTCGCGCTCTCAATGGGGACGCCGCTTGCGAGGGGGTGGGTTCGGCGCAGAATCCcccacagaagaagaag GTGTCCCTGTTGGAGTACAGGAAGCGACAGCGTGAAGCTCGCCGCAGCGGCTCCAAGACGGAGTGTAGCTCCCCGTTGTCCACTGTACCCCCCATGACCATGGACACGTTCCCTGTTGCCGTGGAGACCAACAGTGAGACCGCCTTACCtccgccaccaccacctcctcctgcgGCTCTCAAGGAACCtcagacgacgacgacgacggagGAGGTGGAAAGCACGGGAGAAAAGGAGGGAGGAGAGGGGCAATG GACATCGTCCACGTCCGTGGAGCAAGCTCGGGAACGAAGCTACCACAGAGCGTTGTTACTCAACAAAGACAAAGATGCAG ATGGAGAAGCTGAAGGTGGAGAGGCACCCGCACCCAGAGACTGTCCATCTCCAGGACCCCAGAAGACTCCAACTCATGCT CCGGGCTCTCCTGGACCTGCGCTGCCCTCCTGCTGGCCCACGAAGGAGGACGACGGCGACAGTCAGCCTCGAGCGACCAACCCCACCCTGCAGCCACCCAGCAAGCCCAAATCGGCCCCGGTCACCCCAACCAAGATGCACCCGGCCACCCTGCCTTCCTCACCGGTGCACTATCCGGGACCCGCCCTCCTCCATGCCCAGTCTCAGGGCTCGCCGTTCCGCagccagagggcgctgttctcCCAGCCTCAAAGTCAACCCACGCCACAGGCCCCGGCGCCGTCGTACCCCCCATACAACACGCAGGGCACCCCTCCGCCGCCCCCGCCTCCTCCACCGGCGCCGCCGGTGTCTTCTGCCTACTTTCCCAGTCAGACTACCCCCGCTGCGGGTCCCTTCCCTGGGTTCAAACCTGCGGTCTCAGCCCCTTATCCTTCTGGCTCTCAGCCCATGATGCAGACTCTCCCTCACAGCGTGCACTACCAGAGCTcagtggccccgcctcccccgcccccgccgcccccgccccctcatcacATGACCAGCCCCACCCTGCTGCACGTCAACCTGCAGCCCCCACCCATCCAGCAGCACCAGCTCCTGCTGACCACCGCCCC CGCGTTGCAGCAAGGCCAGCCCCCGCAGTCTCTCACCCCTCCtcccccgccgcccccgccgcccccaAACCCGTCCGGCGGCGCCCACCACTTTCAGAACTTGAGTGGGTTCCAGACGGCGTTGCTACACCCCACTGCCACTGCCAACCCCCCGGCGCCCTCGTCCTCGTACCCCACCTCCCTTCAACAAGCCGGGCTGCCTCCgcctccccctcctcccccgCAACAGACTCAGCAAGGCGCGGCCCCGGCCGCAGCCTCTCAGATGCCCTCTGGCACCCGTGGAGCCCCCACCTCCTCGACGCCCTTCCACAGTCCGGGTTACCTGAGCACAGGTTGGCACTGA